One Burkholderia cepacia genomic window carries:
- a CDS encoding trypsin-like peptidase domain-containing protein has product MMVLAPGANTALGAPQCSWTLECANPSAFGEYAAVALLPVDDKRQPKGDAALFQVERGWMAWSGSRERIGCRLDLSALPAGADRVLVVVYTFSAIGPVRELRSLRLQVDDQIEFSLNLSENGESAIIIGEFYCRNQQWKFRALAEGSAYGLSALGRRIGLAVDDAHPDRRPRSSDSCRAASGTGFAISATHVLTCAHVIEDMQEIHIASLEGRHRAEPVVVDRRNDLALLRVQGAPVFKHVSFRDGTGCDLGEQVVAMGFPLAGLTGGGVQVTQGGVSALFGLHNDASLLQFTAPIQPGSSGSPLFDTSGAVVGMVTSTVPDAQNMNFAVKAGLALAFLDACGVVASRTPSGKTFTTAQISREAQQFLWRIEARNP; this is encoded by the coding sequence ATGATGGTGCTGGCGCCTGGCGCAAACACCGCTTTAGGAGCACCTCAATGTTCCTGGACGCTGGAATGCGCGAACCCCTCGGCCTTCGGGGAATATGCTGCAGTCGCTCTACTCCCGGTTGACGACAAGCGTCAGCCCAAGGGGGACGCGGCCCTGTTCCAGGTCGAACGAGGCTGGATGGCATGGAGCGGCAGCCGGGAGAGAATCGGCTGCCGACTGGACCTTTCCGCACTTCCGGCCGGCGCCGACCGCGTACTCGTCGTCGTGTACACCTTCTCGGCCATCGGCCCGGTGCGCGAGCTCCGCTCCCTTCGCCTGCAGGTCGACGACCAGATCGAGTTCAGCCTGAACCTCTCCGAGAACGGCGAATCAGCAATCATCATCGGCGAGTTCTACTGCCGTAACCAGCAGTGGAAGTTCCGCGCGCTGGCCGAAGGCTCCGCCTATGGACTTTCCGCCCTCGGCCGCAGGATCGGGCTGGCTGTCGACGACGCCCATCCCGATCGCCGCCCACGCTCCTCCGATTCGTGTCGCGCTGCCAGCGGCACCGGCTTCGCCATCAGCGCGACGCACGTCCTCACCTGTGCGCATGTCATCGAGGACATGCAGGAAATCCACATCGCTTCCCTCGAGGGCCGACACCGCGCGGAGCCCGTGGTGGTGGACCGCCGCAACGACCTCGCGCTGCTGCGCGTCCAGGGGGCGCCCGTCTTCAAGCATGTCTCCTTCAGGGACGGCACGGGCTGCGACCTCGGCGAGCAGGTGGTCGCGATGGGCTTCCCGCTGGCCGGCCTGACCGGCGGAGGCGTGCAGGTCACGCAGGGAGGTGTCTCCGCACTGTTCGGACTGCACAACGACGCCAGCCTGCTGCAGTTCACGGCCCCGATCCAGCCCGGATCGAGCGGCAGTCCGCTGTTCGATACGTCCGGCGCGGTCGTGGGGATGGTCACCTCGACGGTGCCGGATGCCCAGAACATGAATTTCGCGGTGAAGGCCGGCCTCGCGCTGGCCTTCCTGGATGCCTGCGGCGTCGTCGCCTCCAGAACCCCCTCGGGCAAAACCTTCACCACAGCCCAGATATCCCGCGAGGCGCAGCAGTTTCTATGGCGAATCGAGGCGCGGAACCCATAG
- a CDS encoding phosphoribosyltransferase domain-containing protein, with product MESHAVPVSLRAQLMRGLLEVNVDDAVLPPSALFGFAERRNPKRAFLFVSKVLGRHIPVSPSVMSASFERLAAEIPADLPGPVLVIGMAETAVGLGAGVHRALSATRPDTVYLVSTRHPLGTELFARFDEEHSHASAHLIHMPVEPEVREMMLEARSLVLVDDEASTGKTFVNLHRALVEAGLTKVERVVTCVLTDWSAGAVGKAIGESATSVSLMKGSYRFHEDPSAPLPDMPDVGAVSAGEWRLSPRNDWGRLGVRNVEDTLAPDLQVAPGEKIVVIGTGEFVWRPFLLAERLKRAGADVHFSSTTRSPIALGHAIEHALSFPDNYGLGIPNFLYNVKPGQFDRVLICTETPAQALPAELVDALGAEVIVDEQ from the coding sequence ATGGAAAGCCATGCCGTACCCGTGTCCCTCCGCGCACAGCTGATGCGGGGACTGCTCGAAGTCAACGTCGACGACGCCGTCCTGCCTCCGTCCGCCCTGTTCGGCTTCGCCGAGCGCCGCAACCCCAAGCGGGCCTTCCTGTTCGTGTCCAAGGTCCTGGGCCGGCACATACCGGTTAGCCCGTCCGTCATGTCCGCCAGCTTCGAGCGCCTGGCGGCGGAGATCCCGGCGGACCTGCCCGGCCCGGTGCTCGTGATCGGCATGGCAGAAACCGCCGTCGGGCTCGGCGCCGGCGTGCACCGTGCATTGAGCGCAACCCGGCCCGATACCGTCTACCTGGTCAGCACCCGCCATCCGCTCGGCACTGAACTCTTCGCTCGATTCGACGAAGAGCATAGCCACGCCAGCGCTCATCTGATCCACATGCCGGTCGAGCCGGAAGTCCGGGAGATGATGCTCGAGGCCAGATCGCTGGTGCTGGTGGACGATGAAGCTTCCACCGGCAAGACCTTCGTCAACCTGCATCGCGCGCTGGTGGAGGCCGGCCTGACGAAGGTCGAGCGGGTCGTCACCTGCGTCCTGACCGACTGGTCCGCAGGGGCCGTTGGCAAGGCCATCGGCGAATCGGCCACGTCGGTGTCGCTGATGAAGGGTTCTTACCGGTTTCATGAAGACCCGTCCGCGCCGCTGCCGGACATGCCGGACGTGGGCGCGGTGTCCGCCGGCGAATGGCGGCTCTCCCCTCGGAACGACTGGGGACGCCTGGGCGTGCGCAACGTGGAAGACACCCTCGCGCCGGACCTCCAGGTCGCGCCGGGCGAGAAGATCGTCGTGATCGGCACCGGCGAGTTCGTGTGGCGGCCCTTCCTGCTGGCGGAGCGCCTGAAGCGCGCCGGCGCGGATGTCCACTTCAGCTCCACCACCCGTTCCCCCATCGCACTGGGCCACGCCATCGAGCACGCGCTTTCCTTCCCGGACAACTACGGCCTCGGCATCCCGAACTTCCTCTACAACGTGAAGCCCGGCCAGTTCGACCGGGTGCTGATCTGCACCGAAACCCCCGCGCAGGCGCTGCCCGCCGAGCTGGTGGATGCCCTGGGCGCGGAGGTGATCGTCGATGAGCAGTAA
- a CDS encoding trehalose phosphatase, translating to MSSKRPLVLVDLDDTLFQTARKMPEGTPRIPATVDGHGQPNGYMTPVQQALINWLLASADVVPVTARSVEAYRRVKLPFTRGAICSHGGVILRADGTLDQDWHGRMAEALRTFQDRLPALSEATLRIGAALGFSLRGWVAAEHGLRHYVVTKHNESDDAVLSTVLAEVQARGLLDGMHIHANGNNLAFLPDGLAKRLAVREWLRRDRELNGERPVLGLGDSITDLGFMDLCHMWATPARSQLAKAAEGLIHA from the coding sequence ATGAGCAGTAAGCGCCCGCTGGTGCTCGTCGATCTCGACGACACGCTGTTCCAGACCGCACGCAAGATGCCGGAAGGCACCCCGCGCATCCCGGCAACCGTGGATGGTCACGGCCAGCCCAACGGCTACATGACCCCGGTGCAGCAGGCTTTGATCAACTGGCTGCTGGCATCGGCCGACGTCGTTCCGGTCACCGCGCGCAGCGTCGAGGCCTACCGCCGCGTGAAGCTGCCGTTCACGCGCGGCGCAATCTGCTCCCACGGCGGCGTGATCCTGCGTGCTGACGGCACGCTCGATCAGGACTGGCACGGCCGGATGGCGGAAGCGCTCCGGACTTTCCAGGATCGTCTGCCGGCGCTGAGCGAAGCCACGCTGCGGATCGGCGCGGCGCTTGGCTTCTCCCTGCGCGGCTGGGTCGCGGCGGAGCACGGGCTGCGCCACTACGTGGTGACCAAGCACAACGAATCGGACGACGCCGTGCTTTCCACGGTGCTTGCCGAGGTTCAGGCCCGAGGGCTGCTGGACGGCATGCACATCCACGCCAACGGCAACAATCTGGCCTTCCTGCCCGACGGGCTGGCCAAGCGCCTGGCCGTTCGGGAATGGCTGCGCCGTGACCGCGAACTCAACGGCGAACGCCCGGTGCTGGGCTTGGGCGACAGCATCACCGATCTCGGTTTCATGGACCTCTGCCACATGTGGGCCACGCCGGCCCGGAGCCAGTTGGCGAAGGCAGCGGAGGGCCTGATCCATGCGTGA
- a CDS encoding cysteine protease StiP family protein yields MRDPFASLMTIGSGSYAPDDVHLLLQRMQMQVTDVREKERLIQTNRKHYSEMISLEHAPTELHQRLYARALAQNGKRMATDVQSLALALNAAYTGASIALVSFVRAGLPLGVLLRRALVAMGRDARHYGVSIIRDRGMDTVALEAIVRLHGAENIVFVDGWTGKGAISGELARALGADKRFPEAPRLVVLADPCGRAWLAASAEDWVIPSGILGATVSGLVSRSIWPAQGGLHGCVVYDHLHEHDVTRDFIEQIETARRALGEVPQASPWTADQRLMLQAEADNVVHSLAARFGIANLNRVKPGIAEATRAVLRRVPDHVLVRDRGDGDVQLLMHLAERAGVTVEEAGSALGPYRAATLIRSVNG; encoded by the coding sequence ATGCGTGATCCTTTCGCCTCCCTCATGACCATCGGCAGCGGCAGCTATGCCCCTGACGACGTGCATCTGCTGCTGCAGCGCATGCAGATGCAGGTGACGGACGTTCGGGAGAAGGAGCGCCTGATCCAGACGAACCGCAAGCACTACTCCGAGATGATCAGCCTGGAGCATGCGCCGACCGAGTTGCACCAGCGCCTCTATGCGCGCGCCCTGGCGCAGAACGGCAAGCGCATGGCCACTGACGTGCAGTCGCTGGCGCTGGCCTTGAATGCCGCGTATACCGGCGCGAGCATCGCGCTCGTCTCCTTCGTGCGCGCCGGACTGCCGCTTGGCGTGCTGCTGCGCCGCGCGCTGGTGGCGATGGGGCGCGACGCGCGCCACTACGGCGTCAGCATCATCCGCGACCGCGGCATGGACACGGTTGCCCTCGAAGCGATCGTCCGTCTCCACGGTGCGGAGAACATCGTTTTCGTGGATGGCTGGACCGGCAAGGGCGCGATTTCCGGCGAACTCGCGCGCGCGCTCGGCGCGGACAAGCGCTTCCCGGAGGCTCCGCGCCTCGTCGTGCTGGCGGACCCGTGCGGCCGTGCGTGGCTGGCCGCGTCGGCGGAAGACTGGGTGATTCCGTCCGGCATTCTGGGCGCCACCGTATCCGGCCTGGTATCGCGTTCCATCTGGCCGGCGCAAGGCGGTCTGCATGGCTGTGTGGTGTACGACCACCTGCATGAGCACGACGTCACCCGTGACTTCATCGAGCAGATCGAGACCGCGCGTCGCGCATTGGGCGAGGTGCCGCAGGCGTCTCCGTGGACTGCCGATCAGCGCCTGATGCTTCAGGCGGAAGCAGACAACGTGGTGCATTCGCTCGCGGCGCGCTTCGGGATCGCCAACCTGAACCGCGTGAAGCCCGGCATCGCCGAGGCGACGCGCGCCGTCCTTCGCCGCGTGCCTGACCACGTCCTGGTCCGTGATCGCGGCGACGGCGACGTGCAATTGCTGATGCACCTCGCCGAGCGCGCCGGCGTGACCGTCGAAGAAGCGGGTTCGGCCCTGGGCCCGTACCGTGCAGCGACCCTCATCCGGAGTGTGAACGGATGA
- a CDS encoding HpcH/HpaI aldolase/citrate lyase family protein gives MKAISPFALGATLYMPATRSDILDVVFGSKLPELRSLVVCLEDAVAEIDVERALGNLQALLTQIDVRGGRPAEGPLVFVRPRDVGMAAVLNDWPLMKHVDGFVVPKLTLKRLGAWEKAVSNPDLLLMPTLETADVYNPGAMVELGQALKASLNERIIALRIGGNDLMGCLGLRRNPARTLYDTPMSYVIPMLAGVMGAQGFSLTAPVFEQHATPALLQAELELDICHGLVGKTAIHPRQISLIQDTLRVSLEDLNAARLIVDQGAQAVFRHNDAMCEPATHHKWAANILERAKWLGVKPAEAGGGEPSIRLAEAN, from the coding sequence ATGAAGGCCATTTCGCCGTTCGCCCTCGGGGCGACCCTGTACATGCCGGCCACCCGCAGCGACATTCTGGACGTGGTCTTCGGCAGCAAGCTCCCCGAGCTTCGCTCGCTCGTGGTGTGCCTGGAAGACGCCGTGGCGGAGATCGATGTCGAGCGCGCGCTGGGGAACCTGCAGGCGCTGCTCACGCAGATCGACGTTCGCGGCGGACGTCCCGCGGAAGGTCCGCTCGTGTTCGTCCGGCCCCGCGATGTGGGCATGGCGGCCGTGCTGAACGACTGGCCGCTGATGAAGCACGTGGACGGTTTCGTGGTGCCGAAGCTGACCTTGAAGCGCCTGGGCGCCTGGGAGAAAGCGGTCAGCAACCCGGACCTGCTCCTCATGCCCACGCTCGAGACAGCCGACGTCTACAACCCGGGTGCAATGGTGGAGCTGGGCCAGGCGCTGAAGGCCAGCCTGAACGAACGCATCATCGCGCTACGGATCGGCGGCAACGACCTCATGGGCTGCCTCGGGCTTCGCCGCAACCCGGCCAGGACGCTCTACGACACCCCGATGAGTTATGTGATCCCGATGCTGGCCGGCGTCATGGGCGCGCAAGGCTTTTCGCTGACCGCGCCGGTGTTCGAGCAGCACGCCACGCCGGCACTCCTGCAAGCGGAACTGGAGCTGGACATCTGTCACGGGCTGGTGGGCAAGACAGCGATTCACCCCCGCCAGATCAGTCTCATCCAGGACACGCTTCGCGTCAGCCTGGAGGATCTCAACGCCGCCAGGCTGATCGTCGATCAGGGTGCGCAGGCCGTGTTCAGGCACAACGACGCGATGTGCGAACCCGCCACCCATCACAAGTGGGCAGCCAACATCCTCGAGCGCGCCAAATGGCTCGGGGTCAAGCCCGCCGAGGCCGGCGGCGGCGAGCCCAGCATCCGCCTGGCGGAGGCCAATTGA
- a CDS encoding TerD family protein: MALTLSKNQSISLEKTAGTGLSNVSLGLGWDPVKPGGFLSRMLGSGNDSIDLDASCIVLDGDYAPIDVVWFRQLESKDGSIEHSGDNLTGDGDGDDETIHVDLQRLPAKATHLVFTVNSFRGQTFDQVENAYCRILNETANKELARFNLAEKGRHTGVVMASLSRASGGWEFKAIGQSTNGRTAEDLVNLAIQAVRA, encoded by the coding sequence ATGGCACTCACCCTGAGCAAGAATCAGAGCATCTCGCTGGAGAAGACGGCCGGCACCGGCCTGAGCAACGTCAGCCTGGGCCTGGGCTGGGACCCCGTGAAGCCCGGCGGCTTCCTTTCCAGGATGCTGGGCAGCGGTAACGACTCGATCGACCTCGATGCCTCGTGCATCGTTCTGGATGGCGACTACGCGCCCATCGATGTCGTCTGGTTCCGCCAGCTGGAATCGAAGGACGGCTCGATCGAACACTCCGGCGACAACCTGACCGGCGACGGCGACGGCGATGACGAAACCATCCACGTGGACCTGCAGCGCCTGCCGGCCAAGGCGACGCATCTGGTCTTCACCGTGAACAGCTTCCGCGGCCAGACCTTCGATCAGGTCGAGAACGCGTACTGCCGCATCCTGAACGAAACCGCCAACAAGGAGCTCGCGCGCTTCAACCTGGCCGAGAAAGGCCGCCACACCGGCGTGGTGATGGCCAGCCTGAGCCGTGCGAGCGGCGGCTGGGAGTTCAAGGCGATCGGCCAGTCCACCAACGGTCGCACCGCCGAAGACCTCGTCAACCTGGCCATTCAGGCGGTGCGCGCATGA
- a CDS encoding TerD family protein: protein MTTLLPGGNAPVATGPLRVDIHYAPIPGADIDISAFALTTTGKVRGDGDMCFYGQTSILGGAVQLTGSAAGRAEFTLDLGRVDPAVEKIALTATIYENKAAFDRVSTLALAVTGGIEARIPTGGMSETALILGEFYLRQGAWKFRCVGQGFAGGLEPLAKHFGVDVAAPAPASAPTPAPAPVPPAPPKSTVSLSKVTLDKTRSSISLDKPAAGFGEIKVNLNWNRGSGSGGGLLGGLFGKGGSVDLDVGCLFELQDGYKGVVQALGNCFGDLNDEPYIQLMGDDRTGSVAGGEWLHINGKQWSEIKRILVFAFIYEGAPNWKATDGVVTVFVPGQPEIEVRLNEEGGRHGMCAIALLENVGGAVKVTRQVDFHRGHDDMDRAYGWGMRWRAGSK from the coding sequence ATGACCACGCTCCTGCCTGGCGGCAATGCGCCGGTCGCCACCGGCCCACTTCGCGTCGACATCCACTACGCGCCGATCCCGGGCGCCGATATCGACATCTCCGCATTCGCGCTGACCACCACGGGCAAAGTCCGTGGCGACGGCGACATGTGCTTCTACGGCCAGACCAGCATCCTGGGCGGGGCTGTCCAACTGACCGGCAGCGCCGCGGGTCGCGCCGAGTTCACGCTGGACCTCGGCCGTGTCGACCCGGCGGTCGAGAAGATTGCGCTGACCGCAACCATCTACGAGAACAAGGCCGCCTTCGACCGCGTGTCGACCCTGGCGCTGGCCGTCACCGGCGGCATCGAAGCCCGGATCCCGACCGGCGGCATGAGCGAGACGGCGCTGATCCTCGGCGAGTTCTATCTCCGCCAGGGCGCCTGGAAGTTCCGCTGCGTCGGTCAAGGCTTCGCGGGTGGCCTCGAGCCGCTGGCCAAGCACTTCGGCGTCGACGTTGCCGCGCCGGCGCCGGCTTCCGCGCCGACGCCGGCCCCGGCGCCCGTTCCTCCGGCGCCGCCGAAATCGACGGTCAGCCTGAGCAAGGTCACGCTGGACAAGACGCGCTCCAGCATCAGCCTGGACAAGCCGGCAGCGGGTTTCGGCGAGATCAAGGTGAACCTGAACTGGAACCGCGGCAGCGGCAGCGGCGGGGGCCTGCTGGGCGGCCTCTTCGGCAAGGGCGGTTCCGTCGACCTCGACGTCGGCTGCCTGTTCGAACTGCAGGACGGCTACAAGGGCGTCGTCCAGGCGCTCGGCAACTGCTTCGGCGACCTGAATGACGAGCCTTACATCCAGCTCATGGGTGACGACCGCACCGGCTCCGTCGCGGGCGGCGAATGGCTGCACATCAACGGCAAGCAGTGGAGCGAGATCAAGCGGATCCTGGTCTTCGCGTTCATCTACGAAGGCGCCCCCAACTGGAAGGCGACCGACGGCGTGGTGACCGTCTTCGTGCCCGGCCAGCCCGAGATCGAGGTGCGGCTGAACGAGGAAGGCGGCCGCCACGGCATGTGCGCGATCGCGCTGCTGGAAAACGTGGGCGGCGCCGTCAAGGTCACCCGCCAGGTCGACTTCCACCGTGGGCATGACGACATGGACCGTGCCTACGGATGGGGGATGCGCTGGCGCGCCGGCTCCAAGTAA
- a CDS encoding tellurite resistance TerB family protein, producing MLEWLKTNAAKARETLTTEVAKFKNRTFMEAVANGCALIAAADGVIQSEEKMKMVGFINNSPELKVFNLTDVIKVFTDACAKFEFDFQIGQAEALKAISKIKGKDGEARLLVRVCIAIGGSDGNFDDKEKAACRLICLELGLNPADFEL from the coding sequence ATGCTCGAGTGGCTGAAAACCAACGCGGCGAAAGCGCGCGAAACCTTGACGACGGAAGTCGCCAAGTTCAAGAACCGGACCTTTATGGAGGCGGTCGCCAATGGCTGCGCGCTGATCGCCGCGGCCGACGGCGTGATCCAGTCCGAGGAGAAGATGAAGATGGTCGGCTTCATCAACAACTCCCCGGAGCTCAAGGTCTTCAATCTGACCGATGTGATCAAGGTCTTCACCGACGCCTGCGCGAAGTTCGAGTTCGACTTTCAGATCGGCCAGGCCGAAGCGCTGAAGGCCATCAGCAAGATCAAGGGCAAGGACGGCGAAGCGCGCCTGCTGGTGCGGGTGTGCATTGCCATCGGCGGCTCGGACGGCAACTTCGACGACAAGGAGAAGGCTGCGTGTCGCCTGATCTGCCTGGAGCTGGGCCTGAACCCGGCGGATTTCGAGCTCTGA
- a CDS encoding TerD family protein has protein sequence MALTLQKGGNLSLSKEAPGLTRILVGLGWDPRATDGTEFDLDASAFLLGANGKVRGDADFIFYNQLKSPDGSVEHTGDNRTGAGDGDDEVIKVDLSRVPADVDKVAFTVTIHDADARKQNFGQVSNSFIRIVNETNGAEVVRYDLAEDASVETAMIFAELYRHNNEWKFRAVGQGYAGGLRALANGYGMSF, from the coding sequence ATGGCACTGACTCTTCAAAAAGGCGGCAACCTCTCCCTGTCCAAAGAGGCCCCTGGCCTGACCAGGATCCTGGTCGGCCTGGGCTGGGACCCGCGCGCCACTGACGGCACCGAGTTCGACCTGGACGCCAGCGCCTTCCTGCTGGGCGCCAACGGCAAAGTCCGCGGCGACGCCGACTTCATCTTCTACAACCAGCTGAAGAGCCCGGACGGCTCCGTCGAGCACACCGGCGACAACCGCACCGGCGCCGGCGACGGCGACGACGAGGTGATCAAGGTCGACCTGAGCCGCGTGCCGGCCGATGTCGACAAGGTTGCCTTCACCGTCACCATCCACGACGCCGACGCTCGCAAGCAGAACTTCGGCCAGGTCAGCAACTCGTTCATCCGCATCGTCAACGAGACCAACGGCGCCGAGGTCGTTCGCTACGACCTCGCCGAGGACGCTTCGGTCGAAACCGCGATGATCTTCGCCGAGCTGTACCGCCACAACAACGAGTGGAAGTTCCGCGCCGTCGGCCAAGGCTACGCCGGCGGCCTGCGCGCGCTGGCCAACGGCTACGGCATGAGCTTCTGA
- a CDS encoding TerD family protein, which translates to MAVSLSKGGNVSLSKEAPGLSEVLVGLGWDPRVTDGTEFDLDASVFVTGDSGKVLSDAGFIFYNNKKSADGSVEHLGDNRSGQGEGDDEQVVVKLTGLAADVKKLVFAVTIHDAESRKQSFGQVSNAYIRVVNKADGKEIARYDLSEDASTETAMIFGELYRHNDEFKFKAIGQGFAGGLKPLAEAHGVNIG; encoded by the coding sequence ATGGCTGTAAGTCTGTCCAAAGGCGGTAACGTCTCCCTGTCGAAAGAAGCCCCGGGCTTGAGCGAAGTGCTGGTCGGCCTGGGCTGGGACCCGCGCGTCACCGACGGCACCGAGTTCGACCTCGACGCCTCCGTCTTCGTCACCGGCGACAGCGGCAAGGTCCTGAGCGATGCCGGCTTCATCTTCTACAACAACAAGAAGTCCGCCGACGGCTCCGTCGAGCACCTCGGCGACAACCGTTCCGGCCAGGGCGAAGGCGATGACGAACAGGTCGTCGTCAAGCTGACCGGCCTGGCGGCCGACGTGAAGAAGCTGGTGTTCGCCGTGACCATCCACGACGCCGAAAGCCGCAAGCAGTCCTTCGGCCAGGTGTCCAACGCCTACATCCGCGTCGTGAACAAGGCCGATGGCAAGGAAATCGCCCGCTACGACCTGTCCGAAGATGCGTCCACCGAGACCGCGATGATCTTCGGCGAGCTGTACCGTCACAACGACGAGTTCAAGTTCAAGGCGATCGGCCAGGGTTTCGCCGGCGGCCTGAAGCCTCTGGCTGAAGCCCATGGCGTGAACATCGGCTGA